A single Anopheles maculipalpis chromosome 3RL, idAnoMacuDA_375_x, whole genome shotgun sequence DNA region contains:
- the LOC126563569 gene encoding armadillo repeat-containing protein 2, giving the protein MENSRQPTDFPGCGNVESSGLTLPNQRSKGAGRLVRKTSAEIVSEAKSMLAGGGTRLVSARRPITPREPRRQLYGRLAPPGRPPSAINLKYLQQGPHALPSLEPIQSNGGSAVSSTSTRSESVDGISSIGLGRDGAGHSAPVLVGREKLPALVSIQQKVFGSLENVTVCDLPDSKSLKSSKKSVESNVGHGPANSIVKNHPLKRRQVQSLDDKIPTAISIVPERKNAFDDQSKLLRRSNDLLLHSSTESLLEMLKAYSGLKECDESTVTHISAILHELYVRVKDSKGSWRGAVLGALYGLVEASSSKILLLVASIVLAMNVTGSNLTGACKLVFKIARNENNDNLFMDSDVPELLVDGLGRASPIDDSEACIYGYGAVRFLTGSSNVSSTATTNGTEPGDYGSQRSLAVRLAKQGLCQLMVLHLKMINEIASTTQLSGSPLHALFQLSGALRTLAGNRCIVGSRVCQLSDQKHPQHFATNQPTHKEDEDHDLAQLEQAVPLLVRAAEMCIKEPEVQANIIRTLSVLSERAECCERLAVAASRLGILLGSIIQTCQTVEKGLATCNRLGYILGNVMSRWDTARIQFYCCDVSCDALLATLEYYANKSFTMKNQMGDSIVQVLTKLIRIVANMCVNGDVGYGMSKRSPLGEILLNILLKVKDAKTAELEELLFATLGALHNLSYYYEPVESDGTSHIHPGSIGERMKDICGALCVILNSDQNPARSEVARVLGNMTRNTSIRQTFCEENGMKILKRCLASQHDELMVTSCGVLVNMLGDWSSRVPFREIDGPIILRRLLQKGVDNRDWIMAGIACQAIWNYLIDTSDILITLGQTEIDLICEALAEGLDEDSLFDGKEPDNFWEDFAPVATDLLERLQMCMSNGNSPCESSDEEIG; this is encoded by the exons ATGGAAAACTCGCGGCAACCGACAGATTTTCCTGGATGTGGAAATGTGGAAAGCAGTGGTCTCACATTACCGAACCAGCGGTCCAAAGGTGCGGGACGCTTAGTACGTAAAACAAGTGCAGAAATAGTGAGTGAAGCTAAAAGCATGCTAGCTGGAG GAGGCACCAGGCTGGTATCAGCCCGTCGACCAATAACGCCACGTGAACCAAGAAGACAGCTGTACGGTCGGCTGGCTCCTCCGGGGCGACCTCCGAGTGCAATAAATTTGAAGTATTTACAGCAGGGACCCCATGCTTTACCCTCGCTCGAGCCCATACAATCGAACGGTGGTTCTGCAGTGTCTAGCACGTCGACACGGTCGGAATCCGTGGATGGAATAAGCAGTATTGGCTTGGGGCGTGATGGCGCTGGACATAGTGCCCCGGTGCTTGTTGGCAGAGAAAAGCTTCCAGCCCTCGTCAGTATTCAGCAGAAGGTTTTCGGATCATTAGAAAATG TTACCGTTTGTGATTTGCCGGATAGCAAATCATTAAAGTCGTCGAAGAAATCAGTTGAATCGAACGTAGGACATGGTCCAGCAAATAGTATTGTAAAGAATCATCCCTTGAAAAGGCGGCAGGTACAATCGTTAGATGATAAAATACCGACAGCCATTTCAATCGTACCGGAACGTAAA AATGCTTTCGATGATCAATCGAAGCTTCTCCGAAGAAGTAATGATTTACTTCTGCACTCTTCAACGGAATCATTGCTTGAAATGTTGAAAGCATATTCAGGATTGAAAGAATGCGATGAAAGTACAGTGACTCATATAAGTGCG ATATTGCACGAACTATACGTAAGAGTAAAGGACTCGAAGGGCAGTTGGCGTGGTGCTGTTTTGGGTGCATTGTATGGCTTGGTGGAAGCCTCATCGTCGAAAATTTTACTGTTGGTGGCTAGCATTGTGTTAGCA ATGAATGTTACTGGAAGCAACCTAACTGGGGCTTGTAAGCTAGTGTTCAAGATAGCTCGTAATGAAAATAACGACAATTTATTCATGGACAGCGATGTGCCTG AGCTGCTGGTGGATGGACTCGGCCGTGCATCGCCAATCGACGATTCAGAGGCATGCATTTATGGTTATGGAGCAGTCAGATTTCTTACAGGTTCGTCGAACGTATCCAGCACTGCAACGACCAATGGCACCGAACCAGGCGACTATGGATCACAACGATCATTAGCTGTTCGATTGGCGAAACAGGGGCTCTGTCAGCTGATGGTGTTGCATTTGAAGATGATCAACGAAATAGCATCGACCACACAATTATCCGGCTCGCCACTGCATGCATTATTTCAGCTTTCGGGTGCATTGCGTACATTGGCAGGCAATCGTTGCATAGTTGGTTCGCGTGTTTGTCAGCTCTCTGACCAAAAGCATCCACAGCACTTTGCGACAAATCAACCGACACACAAGGAAGATGAAGATCACGATCTAGCACAACTCGAACAAGCCGTGCCACTGTTGGTGCGTGCCGCTGAGATGTGCATCAAGGAGCCCGAAGTACAGGCCAACATCATTCGTACGCTGAGCGTGCTGTCAGAGCGGGCAGAGTGTTGCGAACGGTTGGCTGTAGCTGCGTCGCGATTGGGCATTTTGCTGGGCTCCATCATCCAAACTTGCCAGACGGTGGAGAAAGGTTTGGCGACTTGCAACCGTTTGGGATACATTCTGGGCAATGTGATGTCGCGCTGGGATACGGCGCGCATCCAGTTCTATTGCTGTGATGTATCGTGTGACGCCTTGTTAGCCACATTGGAGTACTACGCCAACAAGAGCTTCACAATGAAGAATCAGATGGGAGACTCGATCGTGCAGGTGTTGACAAAGCTAATTCGTATCGTAGCAAATATGTGTGTGAACGGAGATGTTGGCTACGGGATGAGCAAACGGTCACCGTTAGGTGAAATTCTTCTGAACATTCTGCTCAAGGTGAAGGATGCTAAG ACAGCAGAGTTGGAGGAACTTTTATTTGCAACGCTTGGTGCTTTGCATAATCTATCCTACTACTATGAACCCGTCGAGTCAGACGGCACCTCCCACATACATCCCGGAAGCATCGGAGAACGTATGAAAGACATATGTGGGGCATTGTGCGTCATATTGAATAGCGATCAGAACCCAGCCCGCTCGGAAGTGGCTCGTGTACTTGGCAACATGACTCGAAACACTTCGATACGCCAGACGTTCTGTgaggaaaatggaatgaagaTCCTAAAGCGATGTTTGGCGTCCCAGCACGACGAACTGATGGTTACGTCATGTGGTGTTTTGGTGAACATGCTTGGCGATTGGTCGAGCAGGGTTCCGTTTCGCGAAATTGATGGTCCCATCATACTGAGACGTTTGCTGCAGAAAGGAGTCGATAATAGGGACTGGATTATGGCTGGAATCGCATGCCAAGCCATATGGAACTATTTGATCGATACATCAGATATTTTGATAACGTTGGGACAGACGGAAATTGACTTGATTTGTGAAGCTCTGGCGGAAGGGCTTG ACGAAGACAGCCTATTCGACGGCAAGGAACCGGATAATTtttgggaagattttgcacCCGTAGCAACGGATTTATTGGAACGGTTACAAATGTGCATGTCTAATGGCAACTCTCCTTGTGAGTCATCGGACGAAGAAATTGGATAA
- the LOC126562051 gene encoding zinc finger protein 774: MEQLIVRNIELDKICRICLAVKKEMRPLFGEMIAEMLMEIAKIQIEQMDGWPDKICVQCIHQVSRCHAFKTRVERSDIALRQYIKGITVTVDPDNKDCLPTEIAKMGLSPPKLQQVAPAMLPPQLHELHIQRNDMQAIQTEAPPMAAPAMILTSAQLINAGAQIINTGHIITTATGQQIIQTTPQFQAASIGQFIQGPNNTVQMITQNGHPAHVLQIQRTADDRCEIIVQPDLTEAQYIENVSSVPLMVTAPAATAALPTDAMHAHQLQPHPHIHTVEQPEHIELEESEPDIQMHEKLDDDVEYIIPDDEAIETDEIIEESPGIEEAETEYYPETECEESDEEEKQIAEFLTYQTSCPSPGRYVCNLCHKEFNQAKWLQLHMSSHTNWIKANCKKQPECHICQKSFRGPGMLRMHMKTHEKKDKIPTCSICNKEFKSKSILYRHRQTHFEKNFECSMCDKKFSSNYQLNIHEQRHKKEKLHKCPHCDKSFLNETELKNHIQHHMGTSMKHAKKIAISRS, translated from the exons ATGGAGCAATTAATCGTAAGGAACATCGAACTGGATAAGATTTGTCGCATCTGTTTGGCAGTGAAGAAGGAAATGCGACCACTGTTTGGTGAAATGATAGCAGAGATGTTGATGGAAATCGCCAAGATACAG ATCGAACAAATGGATGGTTGGCCGGACAAAATTTGCGTTCAGTGTATCCACCAGGTGAGTCGCTGCCATGCGTTCAAAACCCGTGTGGAAAGGTCTGACATAGCACTGAGGCAGTACATCAAAGGAATCACGGTTACGGTGGATCCGGACAACAAAGATTGCCTTCCAACCGAAATAGCAAAGATGGGTTTAAGTCCTCCAAAGCTTCAACAAGTGGCGCCGGCGATGTTACCCCCGCAGTTACACGAGCTACACATACAGCGAAACGACATGCAAGCCATCCAGACAGAGGCTCCTCCAATGGCAGCACCAGCGATGATATTGACAAGTGCGCAACTGATCAATGCCGGAGCACAAATTATTAATACCGGCCATATAATCACAACGGCCACTGGTCAACAGATCATCCAGACTACTCCGCAATTTCAAGCTGCCTCCATCGGGCAGTTTATACAGGGTCCAAACAATACCGTACAAATGATCACACAGAACGGTCACCCGGCTCATGTTCTGCAAATTCAACGCACTGCAGACGATCGCTGCGAGATCATAGTGCAACCAGATCTGACAGAGGCGCAGTACATAGAGAATG TTTCATCTGTGCCATTGATGGTGACGGCTCCCGCCGCAACCGCAGCCCTTCCGACCGATGCAATGCACGCGCATCAATTGCAGCCCCATCCACACATCCACACCGTTGAGCAGCCCGAGCACATAGAGCTGGAGGAAAGTGAACCAGACATTCAGATGCATGAAAAGTTGGACGATGATGTGGAGTACATTATACCGGACGACGAAGCGATCGAGACGGACGAAATAATCGAAGAAAGTCCGGGCATTGAAGAGGCGGAAACGGAATACTACCCCGAAACAGAATGTGAAGAATCTGACGAAGAAGAGAAACAAATCG CGGAATTCTTAACGTATCAAACATCGTGCCCCAGCCCAGGTCGATATGTGTGCAATCTTTGTCACAAGGAGTTTAATCAAGCAAAATGGTTACAATTACACATGTCATCTCACACGAATTGGATAAAG gcCAACTGTAAAAAGCAACCGGAATGTCACATTTGCCAAAAAAGTTTTCGTGGCCCAGGAATGCTGCGAATGCATATGAAAACGCATGAG aagaaggacaaaATACCCACATGTAGCATTTGCAACAAGGAGTTTAAATCAAAATCCATACTGTACCGCCATCGACAAACGCACTTTGAG AAAAACTTCGAATGCTCCATGTGCGATAAGAAGTTCAGCTCCAATTATCAGCTAAACATCCACGAGCAACGTCATAAAAAGGAGAAACTTCACAAATGTCCACACTGTGATAAATCATTCTTGAACGAGACGGAACTAAAG AATCACATTCAACATCATATGGGCACATCGATGAAGCATGCTAAAAAAATTGCCATCAGCCGAAGTTAA